CCGGATCCGATGGAAGGGGCGTGGAGCGAAGCGCCATGATGTGAATGTACCACCGCGCCCGCGGGAGCTCCAGCGAATGCAGCTATGTCACGCCGTTTTATTCGGCTTCGTCACCGCCTTCGGCACGATCCGCGCCCATTCCGACAAGCCATCGAACAACATCGCGAACTGCGTCGGTGTCAGAGCGATCACGCCGTCCTGTACCGGCGGCCAAGCGAAGTCGCTGTTCTCCAGCCACTTGGTCGCCAGCACTGTTCCCGAGCCGTCGAAGAGGAGGAGCTTCAGACGATCCTTGCGCTTGGCGCGGAACACATAGACATCGCCGCAGTAAGGATTGCACTTCAAATCTTCCGCCACGAGCGCGACGAGACCGTGTACACCCTTACGGAAATCGACTGGCCGCGTCGATACAAACACGCGTCGCTGCGCGCCGATGGAGATCATCGCGAGCGACGCAGCGCCGAAATCACTGCATCGACCGTCGCGCCGTCCGCGCCCTTCGGGACACGGATCGTCGCATCCCCCATCGAAATCTCGATCGCGCAGGACGCGACTGAGGCCGCCTCGTTCTCCTCGTCAATCGCGGCGGCGTTGCCCCGCCGTTCCTCGTCACCTCTCAACCGCACCGCTGCGAACAGCGATACATGGTCGGGCGTCTTTAGCGCCTCCCGGGTCTGTCGGCGCCAGACCGTCAATAGTCCACGGCTCACGCCGTTGCGTCGAGCGACATCCGATATGTTCGCGTTCGGCGCCAGGCTCTCGGCGACGATCCGGGCCTTCTCTGCCGACGCCCAACTGCGCCGACGCCGGCTCCCGGTGATCACCTCCACCCGCTGATACGTTCTGCCTTCATGCATGGCTTCAAGCATGGAATGATCCATCCAATCCTCCTCACCCCCAAATCATGCGAAGAGGATCGCCCGCCGATTAGAATTTTACGAGGTGTACCGCTCGCACCGCTTACAGATGTTTCGGCGGCATGTCTCAGGCTCCAAATCGGGTGCGCGCGCTCCCGGCGCCGCGCTCTGGGCGAACGCAGATGGAGAGGCGCAAAGGTTCGAAAAGCTGACGGGTTTAGCTACACGTCACGTCACGCATGAACCCGGAATGTTATTACGCGTTGGATTTCGCGCCGC
The DNA window shown above is from Methylocystis echinoides and carries:
- the tnpB gene encoding IS66 family insertion sequence element accessory protein TnpB (TnpB, as the term is used for proteins encoded by IS66 family insertion elements, is considered an accessory protein, since TnpC, encoded by a neighboring gene, is a DDE family transposase.) — encoded protein: MISIGAQRRVFVSTRPVDFRKGVHGLVALVAEDLKCNPYCGDVYVFRAKRKDRLKLLLFDGSGTVLATKWLENSDFAWPPVQDGVIALTPTQFAMLFDGLSEWARIVPKAVTKPNKTA
- the tnpA gene encoding IS66-like element accessory protein TnpA; translated protein: MDHSMLEAMHEGRTYQRVEVITGSRRRRSWASAEKARIVAESLAPNANISDVARRNGVSRGLLTVWRRQTREALKTPDHVSLFAAVRLRGDEERRGNAAAIDEENEAASVASCAIEISMGDATIRVPKGADGATVDAVISALRRSR